Proteins co-encoded in one Centropristis striata isolate RG_2023a ecotype Rhode Island chromosome 24, C.striata_1.0, whole genome shotgun sequence genomic window:
- the LOC131963013 gene encoding splicing factor U2AF 35 kDa subunit-like isoform X2 — MQEHYDEFFEEVFTEMEEKYGEVEEMNVCDNLGDHLVGNVYVKFRREEDAEKAVMDLNNRWFNAQPIHAELSPVTDFREACCRQYEMGECTRGGFCNFMHLKPISRELRRELYGRRRKRHRSRSRSRERRSRSRDRRRDRERPRRSRDRERSGRF, encoded by the exons gaggtgttcacagagatggaggagaagtacggagaggtggaggagatgaACGTGTGCGATAACTTGGGCGACCACCTCGTCGGCAACGTCTACGTTAAG tttcgACGTGAAGAGGACGCAGAGAAAGCAGTCATGGACCTGAACAATCGGTGGTTCAACGCCCAACCAATCCACGCAGAGCTCTCCCCCGTCACTGACTTCAGGGAAGCGTGCTGCCGCCAGTATGAAATGGG AGAGTGCACCCGAGGCGGCTTCTGCAACTTCATGCACCTGAAACCCATCTCACGGGAACTACGGAGGGAGCTGTACGGCCGCCGCAGGAAAAG GCACCGCTCTCGCTCGCGCTCCCGGGAACGACGCTCCCGCTCCAGGGACCGACGGCGGGACCGCGAAAGGCCCAGAAGGTCGAGGGACCGAGAGCGATCCGGAAGATTCTGA
- the LOC131963010 gene encoding cystathionine beta-synthase-like, with the protein MPSVPSTKEAAVKGPVCPHAAKLLGHANGEGKIREGSFPANGVDKLPPADAEEPNRTLQINTKNAVVERKWIRPDLPSRCTWSLGASKADSPHTQVPRTPAPTILPNILHRIGDTPMVRINKIPKAFGLKCELLAKCEYFNAGGSVKDRISLRMVEDAERAGLLKPGDTIIEPTSGNTGIGLALAAAVKGYRCIIVMPEKMSMEKVDVLRALGAEIVRTPTSARFDSPESHVGVAWRLKNEIPNSHILDQYRNPSNPLAHYDTTAEEILEQCDGKVDMLVAGAGTGGTITGIARKLKERCPNIKIVGVDPEGSILAEPEELNKTDKTQYEVEGIGYDFIPTVLDRSVIDTWYKSDDEESFNMSRMLMREEGLLCGGSSGTAMAAAVKMAKDLKEGQRCVVILPDSIRNYMSKFLSDKWMVQKGFLSEEDLMVKKPWWWNLRLQGLNLSAPLTVLPTVTCQRTIKILKEKGFDQAPVVDEAGLILGMVTLGNMLACILAGKIKLSDPVSKVLYKQFKQIRLNDNLGKLSRILETDHFALVVHEQIQYLTDGSPSLKQMVFGVVTAVDLLNFVTGRERRERSMSESTDELC; encoded by the exons ATGCCGTCCGTCCCCTCGACCAAAGAGGCCGCCGTGAAGGGCCCCGTGTGCCCGCACGCCGCCAAGCTGCTGGGCCACGCCAACGGAGAAGGCAAGATCCGCGAGGGTTCCTTCCCGGCCAACGGGGTCGACAAGCTGCCGCCGGCGGACGCTGAAGAGCCGAACAGAACCCTCCAGATCAACACCAAGAACGCCGTCGTCGAGAGGAAATGGATCCGGCCCGACCTTCCCAGCCGCTGCACATGGAGCCTGGGGGCCTCCAAGGCCGACTCACCTCACACACAAGTCCCCAG aactcctgctccaaCCATTCTCCCAAACATCCTGCACCGGATCGGAGACACTCCCATGGTCCGCATCAACAAGATCCCCAAAGCTTTTGGACTCAAATGTGAATTAT TGGCCAAGTGTGAGTACTTCAACGCTGGCGGGAGCGTGAAGGACCGGATCAGCCTGCGGATGGTGGAGGACGCGGAGCGAGCCGGGCTCCTCAAGCCTGGAGACACCATCATAGAGCCCACCTCTGGAAACACTG gTATTGGATTGGCTCTGGCTGCAGCTGTGAAAGGCTACCGCTGCATCATCGTCATGCCGGAGAAGATGAGCATGGAGAAG gtGGACGTCTTGAGAGCTCTTGGAGCTGAGATCGTCCGTACGCCCACCAGCGCCCGCTTCGATTCGCCAGAGTCTCACGTGGGCGTCGCCTGGCGCCTTAAAAACGAGATCCCCAACTCTCACATCCTGGACCAGTACCGCAACCCCAGCAACCCTCTGGCTCACTACGACACCACGGCCGAGGAGATCCTGGAGCAGTGCGACG GTAAAGTGGACATGCTGGTGGCCGGAGCAGGCACCGGGGGCACCATTACTGGCATCGCCCGCAAACTGAAGGAAAGATGCCCCAACATCAAA ATTGTGGGTGTTGACCCAGAAGGATCCATCCTGGCTGAGCCCGAGGAGCTCAACAAGACCGATAAGACCCAGTACGAGGTGGAGGGCATCGGGTACGACTTCATCCCCACCGTGCTCGACAGATCC GTGATTGACACCTGGTACAAGTCAGACGATGAGGAGTCCTTCAACATGTCTCGCATGCTGATGAGAGAGGAGGGCCTGCTGTGCG GTGGCAGCTCTGGGACAGCCATGGCAGCGGCAGTAAAAATGGCCAAAGATCTGAAGGAGGGTCAGCGCTGCGTGGTCATCCTGCCAGACTCCATCCGCAACTACAT GTCCAAGTTCCTGAGTGACAAGTGGATGGTGCAGAAGGGCTTCCTGAGTGAGGAGGACCTCATGGTGAAAAAACCATG GTGGTGGAACCTGAGGTTGCAGGGTCTGAACCTGTCCGCCCCCCTCACCGTCCTGCCAACCGTCACCTGTCAGAGGACGATCAAGATCCTGAAGGAGAAGGGCTTCGACCAGGCGCCCGTGGTGGACGAGGCTGG GTTAATCCTGGGCATGGTGACTTTGGGGAACATGTTGGCCTGTATTCTGGCGGGAAAGATCAAGCTGTCAGACCCGGTCAGCAAAGTCCTCTACAAGCAGTTCAAACAG ATCCGTCTGAATGACAACTTGGGAAAGTTATCCCGTATCCTGGAGACTGACCACTTTGCCCTGGTGGTGCACGAACAGATCCAAT ACTTGACAGACGGCTCTCCCAGTCTGAAGCAGATGGTTTTCGGGGTGGTGACGGCCGTCGACCTGCTTAACTTTGTGACGGGCCGAGAACGGAGAGAGCGCTCCATGTCGGAGTCCACCGACGAGCTCTGCTAA